Proteins encoded by one window of Streptococcus sanguinis:
- a CDS encoding ParB/RepB/Spo0J family partition protein, producing the protein MENFQYIALKDIRTNPYQPRKEFSQKKIEELAASIKENGLIQPIILRKSSLFGYEILAGERRFRAASFLGLETIPAVVKELSDDDMLKQAIIENLQREDLNPIEEAESYQNLIDKGLTHDEIAKIMGKSRPYISNIVRLLQLSKEVRQAIKEEEISQGHARLLVPLKEEEQLLWLNKICREDLSVRAVEKLLQQKKSLKKKPNKEIFAKSEEEKIKKILGLEVSIQLKNQSKGKLIIPFESEEEYQRIINSFK; encoded by the coding sequence ATGGAAAACTTTCAATATATTGCACTTAAAGACATTCGAACCAATCCTTATCAGCCTCGTAAAGAGTTTTCACAAAAAAAGATTGAAGAATTAGCGGCATCAATCAAAGAAAATGGTCTCATTCAGCCAATCATTCTTCGGAAATCTTCACTTTTTGGTTATGAAATTTTAGCAGGAGAACGGAGATTTAGAGCTGCCTCTTTTCTTGGCCTAGAAACGATCCCAGCTGTCGTCAAAGAATTATCTGATGATGACATGCTGAAACAGGCCATTATCGAAAATCTTCAAAGAGAAGACTTGAATCCTATAGAAGAGGCTGAGTCTTATCAAAATTTGATTGACAAAGGCTTGACACATGATGAAATTGCTAAAATCATGGGAAAATCTAGACCCTATATCAGCAATATTGTCAGACTTTTACAATTATCCAAAGAAGTTCGTCAAGCTATCAAGGAAGAAGAGATATCTCAAGGACATGCTCGCCTGCTGGTCCCCTTAAAAGAAGAAGAACAGTTACTATGGCTGAACAAGATCTGTCGAGAAGATTTATCGGTTAGAGCAGTTGAAAAGCTTCTTCAGCAAAAAAAGAGTCTCAAAAAGAAACCTAATAAAGAAATATTTGCTAAATCTGAAGAGGAAAAAATTAAAAAAATTCTCGGTCTGGAAGTTTCTATTCAGTTAAAAAACCAGAGTAAAGGAAAGCTGATTATTCCTTTTGAAAGCGAAGAAGAATATCAAAGAATTATAAACAGTTTTAAATAA
- the dnaA gene encoding chromosomal replication initiator protein DnaA, with amino-acid sequence MTKEQDFWNRILELAHAQLKQTTYDFFVAEAKLVKVEEKQAVIFLDSPVKQLFWEQNLVGVILTAGFEIFNDQIAGKYIFEEETNTETSKSVVTSPQISTVQPSLPPIDTGLKSKYTFDNFVQGDGNIWAKAAALAVSENLATTYNPLFIYGGPGLGKTHLLNAIGNQILENIPDARVKYIPAETFINDFLEHLRLGEMDSFKKIYRSLDLLLIDDIQSLGGKKVSTQEEFFNTFNALHGENKQIVLTSDRSPDHLDNLEERLVTRFKWGLTQNITPPDFETRIAILRNKIEDLDYIFPNDTLEYLAGQFDSNVRDLEGALNDISLIARVRHLKEITIDIAAEAIRARKQDSSQVTVIPIDKIQSEVGKFYGVSVKEMKGSRRVQNIVLARQVAMYLTRELTDNSLPKIGREFGGKDHTTVIHAHGKIKTMIESDDNLRLEIESIKNKIK; translated from the coding sequence ATGACCAAAGAACAGGACTTTTGGAATCGTATTTTAGAATTGGCTCATGCTCAGCTAAAACAGACAACTTATGATTTCTTTGTTGCTGAGGCCAAGCTTGTCAAAGTTGAAGAAAAACAAGCTGTTATTTTCCTAGATAGTCCAGTGAAACAGCTATTTTGGGAGCAAAACTTAGTAGGAGTTATTCTTACTGCAGGATTTGAAATTTTTAATGATCAGATTGCTGGAAAGTATATTTTTGAAGAAGAAACTAACACTGAAACTTCGAAATCTGTAGTAACCAGTCCTCAAATCAGCACTGTTCAGCCAAGCTTGCCACCTATTGATACTGGCTTAAAGTCAAAATATACCTTTGACAATTTTGTTCAGGGAGACGGAAATATCTGGGCTAAAGCTGCTGCCTTGGCGGTATCTGAGAATCTAGCCACAACCTATAATCCTCTTTTTATCTATGGAGGACCTGGCCTGGGCAAAACTCATTTATTAAATGCTATTGGCAATCAAATTTTAGAAAATATTCCAGATGCGCGTGTCAAGTATATACCGGCTGAAACCTTTATTAACGACTTCCTTGAACATTTAAGATTGGGAGAGATGGATAGCTTTAAAAAAATCTATCGTAGTCTGGATCTTCTGCTGATTGATGACATTCAATCTTTGGGAGGAAAAAAGGTTTCAACTCAGGAAGAATTTTTCAACACTTTCAATGCTCTTCATGGTGAAAATAAACAGATTGTTTTAACCAGCGACCGCAGTCCTGATCATCTGGATAATTTGGAAGAACGCTTGGTAACACGTTTCAAATGGGGATTAACTCAAAATATTACACCGCCAGATTTTGAAACACGAATTGCAATTCTGCGAAACAAAATAGAAGATTTGGATTATATTTTCCCGAATGATACCTTGGAATACCTTGCAGGACAGTTCGACTCCAATGTCCGCGACTTGGAAGGTGCTTTGAATGATATCAGTCTCATCGCTAGAGTTCGTCATCTGAAGGAAATCACTATTGATATCGCTGCAGAGGCTATTCGAGCACGCAAACAAGATTCAAGCCAGGTAACAGTTATCCCGATTGACAAGATTCAGTCTGAAGTTGGGAAATTCTATGGTGTTAGTGTCAAAGAGATGAAAGGCAGCCGTCGAGTACAAAATATCGTTTTAGCTAGACAGGTAGCTATGTATCTGACTCGTGAGCTGACTGACAACAGTCTACCTAAAATTGGTCGTGAGTTTGGCGGGAAAGACCATACGACTGTTATCCATGCACATGGAAAAATCAAAACCATGATTGAATCAGACGACAATTTACGTTTAGAAATTGAAAGCATCAAGAATAAAATTAAATAG
- the dnaN gene encoding DNA polymerase III subunit beta, protein MIHFSINKNLFLQALNTTKRAISHKNAIPILSTVKIDVTKEGLTLIGSNGQVSIENFISTQNENAGLLVNSTGSILLEATFFINVVSSLPDIILDFKEIEQKQIVLTSGKSEITLKGKDADQYPRIQEISASNPLVLETKILKDVINETAFAASVQESRPILTGVHFVLTDNQFLKTVATDSHRMSQKKITLEKNGDNFDVVIPSRSLREFTAVFTDEIETVEVFFANNQILFRSENISFYTRLLEGNYPDTDRLIPTEFTSVLTFNTSDLRAAMERARLLSNATQNGTVKLEIAGGIVSAHVNSPEVGRVNEEIDTESVTGEDLTISFNPTYLIDALKAIDSEKVTISFISSVRPFTLVPSEDTENFIQLITPVRTN, encoded by the coding sequence ATGATTCATTTTTCTATTAATAAAAATCTCTTCTTGCAAGCTTTAAATACTACTAAAAGGGCTATCAGCCATAAAAATGCAATTCCTATTCTTTCTACTGTGAAAATCGATGTTACCAAAGAAGGACTCACCTTAATCGGCTCAAATGGCCAAGTGTCGATTGAAAACTTTATTTCTACTCAAAATGAAAATGCAGGCTTGCTTGTCAACTCAACAGGTTCAATTTTATTAGAAGCGACTTTCTTTATCAATGTTGTTTCCAGTCTGCCAGATATTATTCTGGATTTTAAAGAAATTGAACAAAAACAAATCGTCTTGACTAGCGGCAAATCAGAGATTACCCTGAAAGGAAAAGACGCTGACCAGTATCCACGAATCCAGGAAATTTCTGCCAGCAATCCCTTGGTTCTTGAAACAAAAATTCTCAAAGATGTCATTAACGAAACAGCCTTTGCAGCCAGTGTTCAGGAAAGCCGTCCAATTTTGACTGGTGTTCACTTTGTTTTGACAGATAACCAGTTTTTGAAAACAGTTGCGACAGACTCCCACAGAATGAGTCAAAAGAAAATTACTCTGGAGAAAAACGGAGATAATTTCGACGTAGTCATTCCAAGTCGCTCTTTACGTGAATTTACGGCTGTTTTTACCGATGAAATTGAAACGGTAGAGGTTTTCTTTGCTAACAATCAAATTCTTTTCAGAAGCGAAAATATCAGCTTCTACACCCGCCTCTTAGAAGGAAATTATCCAGATACAGATCGTTTGATTCCAACTGAATTTACGAGTGTCCTTACTTTTAATACTTCTGATTTACGTGCAGCTATGGAACGCGCTCGTCTCTTGTCTAATGCCACACAGAATGGAACAGTTAAACTGGAGATTGCAGGCGGTATTGTCAGTGCCCATGTAAATTCACCAGAGGTTGGCCGTGTTAACGAAGAAATTGATACAGAAAGTGTAACTGGCGAAGATTTGACCATTAGCTTTAATCCAACTTATCTGATTGATGCTTTGAAGGCCATTGACAGTGAAAAAGTAACGATTAGTTTTATCTCATCCGTTCGTCCTTTCACCTTGGTACCGAGTGAAGACACAGAAAACTTTATTCAGCTGATTACACCTGTCAGAACTAATTAA
- the comE gene encoding competence system response regulator transcription factor ComE, which yields MKVLVLEDTVSHQVRMETTLAEIAEELGIDIQVQVTGKIKEFKKYIENGDVNQLYFLDIDIKGEETKGLEVAQFIRHHNPYAIIVFVTSKSEFATMTFKYKVSALDFINKDINNDAFKNRIKDSILYTKSTLIENTNMVDYFEYSYRGNDVRMPYNDILYIETTGSSHKLRIVGKNFLKEFYGTITDIQEKDQQSKRFFSPHKSYLVNIGNIVDYDKKNREIIFYENHRCPVTRLRVKYLKDIFENKGKRVDKA from the coding sequence ATGAAAGTGTTAGTTTTAGAGGATACCGTATCTCATCAAGTCAGGATGGAAACGACATTAGCAGAAATTGCTGAGGAACTTGGAATTGACATCCAGGTTCAGGTTACAGGAAAAATCAAAGAATTCAAAAAATATATTGAAAATGGAGACGTTAACCAGCTTTATTTTTTGGATATTGACATTAAAGGAGAGGAAACAAAAGGGCTGGAAGTAGCTCAATTTATACGTCATCATAATCCTTATGCCATTATAGTTTTTGTAACCTCAAAATCTGAATTTGCTACTATGACTTTTAAATATAAAGTATCAGCACTTGATTTTATCAATAAAGATATCAACAATGATGCTTTTAAAAATAGAATCAAAGACAGTATTCTTTACACTAAGAGTACACTAATTGAAAATACCAATATGGTAGATTATTTTGAATATAGTTATCGTGGCAATGATGTTCGAATGCCTTATAACGATATTTTGTATATCGAAACGACAGGGAGCTCTCATAAACTTCGGATTGTCGGTAAAAATTTTCTTAAGGAATTTTATGGAACGATAACAGATATTCAAGAAAAAGATCAGCAATCTAAACGATTTTTTTCACCACATAAATCTTATCTGGTTAATATTGGCAACATTGTTGATTATGATAAGAAAAATCGAGAAATTATTTTTTACGAAAATCATCGCTGTCCGGTCACTCGTTTAAGAGTGAAATATCTGAAAGATATTTTCGAAAATAAAGGGAAAAGAGTTGACAAAGCTTAA
- the rlmH gene encoding 23S rRNA (pseudouridine(1915)-N(3))-methyltransferase RlmH yields the protein MKIKLVTVGKLKEKYLKDGIAEYMKRLNRFCKMEMIELADEKTPDKASDLENQQILEKEGNKILAKINEREFVIALAIEGKQFPSEKFSQLMMDTTVRGFSDITFVIGGSLGLSPAVKKRANLLMSFGKLTLPHQLMRLVLIEQIYRAFMIQQGSPYHK from the coding sequence ATGAAAATAAAACTTGTAACAGTTGGAAAACTGAAAGAAAAATATTTAAAGGATGGAATTGCTGAATACATGAAGCGTCTCAATCGATTCTGCAAGATGGAAATGATTGAGCTAGCGGATGAAAAAACACCTGATAAAGCTAGTGATTTAGAAAATCAGCAGATTCTTGAAAAAGAAGGAAATAAAATTCTGGCTAAAATCAATGAGCGTGAATTTGTTATTGCTTTGGCAATTGAAGGAAAGCAATTTCCGTCAGAAAAGTTTAGTCAGCTCATGATGGATACTACAGTGCGTGGCTTTTCTGATATCACTTTTGTTATCGGAGGAAGTTTAGGTTTATCTCCTGCAGTAAAAAAGCGGGCAAATCTTCTGATGAGTTTTGGAAAATTAACCTTACCTCATCAACTGATGCGCCTTGTTTTAATAGAGCAGATCTATCGAGCTTTTATGATTCAGCAAGGGAGTCCTTATCATAAGTAA
- a CDS encoding S1C family serine protease, with product MKNSSNAIKRALFLFAVLIVGFIGGSLGNYVTTLLTSRVKMNGNSTTSVTTSYKNSTDISEAVKKVQNAVVSVITYAESSSSVINDESSNDESQISSEGSGVIYKKDGKSAYLVTNTHVLNGSTNVDILLADGNKVPGEVVGSDVYSDISVVKISSEKVTDVAEFGDSGSLTVGETAIAIGSPLGTEYANSVTQGIISSLGRNVTLQSENGENISTTALQTDAAINPGNSGGPLINIQGQVIGITSSKISTNGQTSVEGMGFAIPSNDVVNIINQLEKNGTVTRPALGIQMMDLSNLTTSDFSKLNLPSSVKSGILVRSVQQGMPADGKLQKNDVITKVDNTDVESTSDLQSALYKHSIGDEVEITYYRDGKSQTVKIKLTKSTKELSSN from the coding sequence ATGAAAAATTCTTCAAATGCCATCAAAAGGGCTTTATTTCTTTTTGCAGTATTAATTGTAGGTTTTATCGGCGGAAGTTTAGGAAATTATGTTACTACATTATTAACTTCACGTGTAAAAATGAATGGAAATTCAACAACCAGTGTAACTACTTCATATAAAAACTCTACTGACATTTCAGAAGCTGTGAAAAAGGTTCAAAATGCCGTTGTTTCAGTAATTACTTATGCTGAATCTTCCAGCAGCGTTATCAATGATGAATCTTCCAACGATGAATCACAAATCTCCAGTGAAGGTTCTGGCGTAATTTATAAAAAAGATGGAAAATCAGCCTATCTGGTAACCAACACCCACGTTCTTAATGGATCAACCAATGTAGATATCTTACTAGCTGATGGAAACAAGGTTCCAGGTGAAGTAGTTGGATCAGATGTTTATTCAGATATCTCTGTCGTTAAAATTAGTTCTGAAAAAGTAACTGATGTCGCTGAATTTGGAGATTCTGGTTCTCTTACAGTTGGTGAAACAGCAATCGCTATCGGAAGCCCTCTTGGAACAGAATACGCTAACTCTGTCACACAAGGAATTATTTCTAGTTTAGGCAGAAACGTTACGTTACAATCTGAAAATGGTGAAAATATTTCAACAACTGCATTGCAAACAGATGCTGCAATCAATCCTGGTAACTCTGGCGGCCCGTTGATTAACATCCAAGGACAAGTTATTGGGATTACTTCAAGTAAGATTTCAACAAATGGGCAAACCTCTGTTGAAGGGATGGGATTTGCGATTCCGTCTAATGATGTCGTAAATATTATCAATCAACTTGAAAAAAATGGAACAGTCACACGTCCTGCTTTAGGAATTCAAATGATGGATTTATCTAATCTGACAACTTCTGATTTTTCTAAATTAAATCTTCCTTCTTCAGTGAAATCAGGTATTCTTGTTCGCTCTGTTCAGCAAGGAATGCCTGCTGATGGCAAACTTCAAAAAAATGATGTCATTACAAAAGTAGATAACACAGATGTGGAATCCACTAGTGACCTTCAGTCTGCTCTCTACAAGCATAGCATTGGAGATGAGGTAGAGATTACTTATTATCGAGATGGTAAATCTCAAACAGTCAAAATCAAACTCACTAAATCAACAAAAGAGTTAAGCTCAAATTAA
- the comD gene encoding competence system sensor histidine kinase ComD — translation MSLEIIGLIIHPFINVAAFLVILSKITKIKHTRFFVSVCFGLEIIVPFIIAFLGHIFSFSSTIPSYTLSFFLPLFLVWYFCRVEKIKRYQSFLLSFFLCLSIDSSTTFFSVIISSVLGDDFVAQYMGLFLTCINLISLFFMAKVIDIFDFRIDYFKRSFFKSQILMISSLYAVNWLILNLSHWISNIRHFNSFSSMIATICFLAFLSTLVTFKDSREKYEKEERLRQKESEQLRLQEYTDEIVRLYHEIKGFRHDYASMLTSMQVAIQTGDIKEIEHIYQEVLADANLNLRSDKYTVFDLNNVGDSALRSVMTETIFQAREHQIQLTFEVKDKVERLPIKLLDLVRIASILLNNAIESAIDSLEKIVHVSLVQLDDKTIFVVQNSRKEGKLDLEELYQPEFSTKGENRGYGLNNIKEILDRYEFITLDTQIEPNNFTQILTIRR, via the coding sequence ATGTCACTTGAAATAATCGGATTAATTATTCATCCTTTTATTAATGTAGCTGCATTTTTAGTTATTTTATCAAAAATCACTAAAATTAAGCATACTCGCTTTTTTGTATCTGTTTGCTTTGGTCTTGAGATTATAGTTCCGTTTATAATTGCTTTTTTAGGACACATATTTTCATTTTCTAGCACAATTCCATCATATACACTGTCATTTTTTCTCCCTCTATTTTTAGTTTGGTATTTTTGTAGAGTTGAAAAAATTAAAAGATACCAATCTTTCTTACTTTCGTTCTTTTTATGTTTGTCAATTGATAGCTCTACTACTTTCTTTTCAGTTATTATTTCATCTGTTTTAGGAGATGATTTTGTAGCTCAGTACATGGGCTTGTTTCTGACATGTATCAACTTAATATCCTTGTTCTTTATGGCAAAGGTTATTGATATTTTTGATTTCAGAATAGATTATTTTAAAAGAAGTTTCTTTAAATCTCAGATTCTGATGATTAGTAGTTTATATGCAGTGAATTGGCTGATTTTAAATCTCTCTCATTGGATTAGTAATATAAGGCATTTCAACAGTTTTAGCAGTATGATTGCTACTATTTGTTTCTTGGCCTTTCTTTCTACTTTGGTGACATTCAAGGACAGCCGTGAGAAATACGAGAAAGAAGAGCGTTTACGTCAAAAAGAATCTGAACAGCTTCGACTTCAGGAATATACTGATGAAATTGTGAGATTGTACCATGAAATCAAAGGATTTCGTCATGATTATGCTAGCATGTTGACGAGTATGCAAGTGGCTATTCAAACTGGAGATATCAAGGAAATTGAGCACATTTATCAAGAGGTCTTGGCTGATGCAAATTTGAACCTGCGTTCAGATAAATATACAGTTTTTGATTTGAATAATGTAGGAGATTCAGCTTTAAGGAGTGTCATGACTGAGACAATCTTTCAAGCGCGTGAACATCAGATTCAGCTGACTTTTGAAGTTAAGGATAAAGTGGAACGCCTTCCAATCAAGTTGTTAGATCTGGTGAGAATTGCTAGTATTTTATTAAATAATGCTATTGAGAGTGCCATTGACAGTCTAGAAAAAATTGTTCATGTTTCTCTGGTTCAGCTGGATGATAAAACCATATTTGTTGTTCAAAATTCTCGTAAAGAAGGAAAATTGGATTTGGAAGAACTCTATCAGCCCGAATTTTCAACTAAAGGAGAAAATAGAGGCTATGGATTGAATAACATCAAGGAAATTTTAGATAGGTATGAATTTATCACTCTTGATACACAAATTGAGCCAAACAATTTTACACAGATTTTAACAATTAGGAGATAG
- a CDS encoding YfhO family protein, with the protein MNHIKEYFKKNWPYFCAFFLPFFIMFFVYLMYGIYWNSETSPLLGDGFHQYVIFDTNLRNILHGTDSIFYTFSSGLGQNFYALSSYYLGSFLSPLVYFFDLKSMPDAVYLFTLIKFGLIGLSTFISIKGIFKKIPALLIITLSTSFSLMSFSVSQLEIKTWLDVFILAPLIVLGLHRLIAGKGRVLYFTTLSILFIQNYYFGYMMAIFLVFWFLLQLSWDFKNRIKSLLDFIVVSALAGLTSLIMILPTYLDISTHGETLTKVSSLLTEKSWFLDVFAKNFIGSFDTTKYGSIPMIYVGTFPLILAILFFTLKSVKFHVKLCYFLLIAVFIASFYLQYLDLLWQGMHAPNMFLHRYSWLFSLVVIYMAAETLNRWKDVKVMNIAISFTLLSLGFIMTFILRKHYDFLGPENYILTLEFLLAYLLISFVLAKSSIQPKIILPVLLFFVTFELSLNSYYQVGGIAKEWVFATRSSYASHLDEIDKLVNYSKKENIDFFRTERLNPQTGNDSMKFNYNGISQFSSVRNTQASSTLDKLGFKSAGTNLNLRYQNNSILMDSIFGVRYNLSETDPQKFGFLPEKTEKEMSLYQNDAALGLAFLTNDIYHDVKFTNLTLDNQTEFLNQLTGFDFKYYDKVDAITTNENVKQIGNRVTVDVDREQNTSFASVVYTVNVPTNSQLYVNVAGIDFSNDDQTDVDITVNNFTEHYTTNNVFPFFNAGYFSQSQTVSIRFTFPNNSTVSFDTPEFFAVNTEQYQNVIQKLKEQPVSTTTDLNTVKTNYRAEKDTSLFFTIPYDKGWSATLNGEPVTLKRAQNGFMKLDVKKGEGNVVLTFIPNGLKEGGIAFISGIILFVCYNFLRRKRHRM; encoded by the coding sequence ATGAATCACATTAAAGAATATTTTAAAAAAAATTGGCCTTATTTTTGTGCCTTCTTTCTTCCATTTTTCATCATGTTCTTCGTCTACTTGATGTACGGAATTTACTGGAATAGCGAAACATCTCCCTTGCTTGGTGATGGCTTTCATCAGTATGTCATTTTTGACACCAACCTAAGAAATATCCTTCATGGCACAGATAGTATTTTCTATACTTTCTCCAGTGGACTTGGGCAAAATTTCTATGCTTTATCCAGTTATTATTTAGGTAGCTTCTTATCTCCCTTGGTTTATTTCTTTGATTTGAAATCAATGCCAGATGCCGTCTATCTATTTACCTTAATCAAGTTTGGATTAATCGGACTCTCTACCTTTATCAGCATCAAAGGAATATTCAAAAAGATTCCAGCTTTACTCATCATCACTCTTTCAACTTCATTTTCTTTAATGAGTTTTTCAGTCAGTCAATTGGAAATTAAAACCTGGTTGGATGTGTTTATCCTTGCACCTTTGATTGTGTTAGGTTTACATAGATTGATAGCTGGAAAAGGAAGAGTACTATACTTTACAACACTGTCAATTCTCTTCATCCAAAATTATTATTTTGGATATATGATGGCGATCTTTTTGGTCTTTTGGTTCCTTCTTCAATTATCTTGGGATTTCAAAAATAGAATTAAAAGTTTACTTGACTTTATAGTCGTATCTGCTTTAGCAGGTCTGACTAGCCTAATCATGATTCTGCCAACTTACCTAGACATAAGTACTCATGGTGAAACCTTGACAAAAGTTTCTTCTTTGCTGACAGAAAAAAGTTGGTTCTTAGATGTGTTTGCTAAAAATTTTATTGGCAGTTTTGATACAACCAAGTATGGTTCTATCCCTATGATTTATGTCGGCACCTTCCCATTGATTCTGGCTATCTTATTTTTCACCCTAAAATCTGTTAAGTTTCACGTGAAACTTTGCTACTTTTTACTCATTGCAGTTTTCATAGCTAGTTTTTATCTTCAATATTTAGACTTACTTTGGCAGGGAATGCATGCTCCGAACATGTTTCTTCACCGTTATTCTTGGTTATTTTCTCTGGTAGTTATCTATATGGCTGCTGAGACTTTAAATCGTTGGAAAGATGTGAAAGTAATGAATATTGCCATTAGTTTCACTTTGCTCAGCCTCGGATTCATTATGACGTTTATTCTGAGAAAACATTATGACTTTTTGGGTCCTGAGAATTATATTCTAACATTAGAATTTCTGCTGGCTTATCTCTTGATTAGCTTTGTCTTAGCAAAATCTTCTATTCAACCAAAAATCATTCTCCCTGTCTTGCTTTTCTTTGTTACTTTTGAATTGTCGCTTAATTCCTATTATCAAGTTGGAGGAATTGCTAAAGAATGGGTATTTGCCACTCGTTCTTCATATGCCAGTCACCTTGACGAGATTGACAAGCTTGTCAATTATTCCAAAAAGGAAAATATTGACTTTTTTAGAACTGAAAGATTGAATCCACAAACGGGAAATGACAGTATGAAATTCAACTACAATGGAATTTCCCAGTTCTCATCTGTCAGAAATACTCAGGCAAGTTCTACTTTAGATAAACTTGGTTTTAAATCAGCGGGAACAAATCTGAATCTCCGTTATCAAAACAATAGTATTTTGATGGACAGTATTTTTGGTGTTCGCTACAATCTATCTGAAACAGATCCTCAAAAATTTGGTTTTCTTCCTGAGAAAACTGAAAAAGAAATGTCTCTCTACCAAAATGATGCTGCACTTGGTTTAGCTTTTCTGACCAATGATATTTACCATGATGTAAAGTTTACAAATTTGACCCTAGATAATCAAACAGAATTTTTGAATCAATTGACTGGCTTTGATTTTAAATATTATGATAAAGTAGATGCTATAACTACTAATGAAAATGTCAAGCAAATTGGTAACAGAGTGACTGTGGATGTTGACAGAGAACAGAATACAAGCTTTGCTAGCGTAGTCTATACTGTCAATGTACCTACTAACAGTCAACTATATGTTAATGTTGCTGGGATTGATTTTAGTAATGATGATCAGACAGATGTTGACATTACTGTCAATAACTTTACAGAACATTATACAACTAATAATGTATTTCCTTTCTTTAATGCTGGCTATTTCAGTCAAAGTCAAACAGTATCTATTCGCTTTACATTCCCAAACAATTCGACGGTTTCTTTTGATACGCCAGAATTTTTTGCCGTTAATACTGAGCAATATCAAAATGTCATTCAAAAATTAAAAGAGCAGCCCGTTTCCACAACTACTGATTTAAACACAGTAAAAACAAACTATAGAGCGGAAAAGGATACTTCATTATTCTTTACCATTCCTTATGATAAGGGATGGTCAGCCACTCTTAACGGGGAGCCCGTCACACTAAAACGAGCTCAAAACGGCTTTATGAAATTAGATGTGAAAAAAGGAGAAGGAAATGTTGTCCTCACTTTCATTCCTAATGGACTGAAAGAAGGTGGCATTGCCTTCATATCTGGCATAATTTTATTTGTTTGCTATAATTTTCTACGTAGGAAACGACATAGAATGTAA